The Mycobacterium sp. EPa45 genomic interval GCAGTCTGGCTGTGCACCTGGGCGTCGAGGTCCGCCGGGATCTTGATGTCCGACTGCAGCGACAGCACCGCGTCGACTCCGGTGTCAGTCAGGCGGACGTCGGTGACCCGACCCACCGTAGTGCCCCGATACGTGACGTTGGCGTTGTCGTACAGACTCGCTGCGTCCGGCAGCTTCATTGTGACTTGGTAGCGGCCGATACCGAAGAGCAGGCTCGGCAGCCGGAGGTAGTAGAAGGCCATGGTTCCACCGGCCAACAGTGTCACCACCCCAAAGGCGGCCAGCTGCAACCGGACTCGTTTACTCAGATACATTACGGTCCTTGGTCCAACCGGTAGGGGGCGATCAGCGGATTTCGCGCGGTGTAGGGGCTAGGCAGTTGCCCGATCGTGCGGCCCCATTGCAGTTCCAGTTCGGTGAGTTTGCCCTCGAACCGGGTGCCGGTGAACAGCGCCGCGTCGATACGACTCAATGTCAAGTCCACGATGGTGGTGATGTTGGCGTAGTCACCGCGCCACCAATTGGTCAGGTTGTCCTTCACGAAGGGAACCGTGGTGAACAGGTTCAGTGAACGGGTCAGCGCAGGACCGGCGTTCGCGAGTGATTCCAATACCGGTCCCAGGTCGTTAAGGATCTGGATCAACGACTCTTTGGACTGGTTAACCGAGTCGGCGGCCAGCGCGCTGAATTTGCCGAGTTGGTCAACCGCCTCAACGAGCTTGTCGCGTTCGGCGTTGATTACCGCCAGCGCGTCGGGAATCGTTTCCAGGGCCTTGTCGATGACTGGTTTTTGTGCCGCGAACTGCGCGACCAGATGGTTGAGGCTTTCGGTGGCCGCGATGATGTCCCCGATTTGGCCGTTGATGTTGGCGGTGAAGATGTCCAGCTGTGAGAGCAGGCTGCGGAAGTCCTGCTCGCGGCCTCCCAACGCGGAGGTGAGTGCTGTGGTGATGTCCTGTACCTGCCCCACTCCGCCGCCGTTGAGCAGAAGTGATACCGACGCCAGGGTCTGTTCGGTGGACGGGTAGGCCCCAGCAGATGTCAGCGGGATCAGCGAACCGGCCCGAAGCTTTCCCGCCGGGCGAACATCGGTGGGGGGTGCCAACTCGACGTGCAGTGAGCCCAGCAGGCTGGTTTGACCCAACGACACGGTCGAGTTGGCGGGAAGCTCGACGTCGCCGTTGAGTGTGAGCGTGAGCAGCGCATGCCATCCTCGACGCTCGATCTTCGTGACCGTGCCCACGTTGACGTCGCCCACGCGGACACGCGAGTTCGGTTGAAGGTTTTCGACGTCGGGCATTTCGGCCTGGATCGTGTAGGAGCCCTGCCCGTGGCCCTGCGTTCCCGGCAGCCGAAAGGAGTTCAGGCCGCGAAAACCGCATCCCGACAGCGCGGCGATCGTCAGCGCGATCACCATCACCGCGACGCCGCGGGCGCAGCGCGTCCTCGTCACGAGCCGGCCCCGGGTGGAATGAGCATGCCGGGCAGCCCGGCGGCGGGATCGGTCTGCTGAGCCGACGGGCCGGGAACCGGCAGCGTGCCTTCGGCTGGTTGCGCCGGCTCGTCGAGGGGTGGCGGCGTGCTGTGGCCCGGCGGCGATGTGTCCGGCGCCGGTGAAGTCTGCGGCGGAACGTAGTCCGGGCGCATCCAGTCCTCACTGTAGGTGACTTCATTCGGCCGGGCGCTGGCCTGGACGAAGGGGTTGACACCGATCGGGGGGAAGTTGTACTGGCGGTTCTTGATGATCGGGGCCAAGTACTGGACACATAATTTCGCCGATTGTTCGTTGTTCAGTCGCGACGCGGCCTGTACTGCGCTGCACAGAAAGGTGATCGGATCCGCGAAGTTGGCGACGTTGAGTGCTCCGGTCAGCGTGCCCTGGGCGGGCTTGTAGAGGTTGGCGGCGTTGGACAACGTCGTCGGCGCGATGTGCAGCAGCTGTTTGATGTCGTCGATGCTGCCCGTCAGTGCCTGTGAGACTGACGTCAATTTGTCCGCTGTGGTACCGAGCGCGTCGCGGTTTGCGGAGACGAAGGCCGTCAGGTCACCGATTACGCCATTGAGGTCCTTGACGGCGTCACCGACTTCGGTGGGGTTGTTGGTCAGCAGCCCGGTGACCGAGGCGAGGTTCTGATTCAGCTGGCGTATCAGTACGGTGCTGTCCTGAAGTGCTGAGACGAGTGTCGCAAGATTCTTGACGCTGCTGAAGATGTCCGGGCTGTGGTCGGCGAGCGCAGACACCGACTGGGACAACCTGATGATCGCCTCGCGGATTGCTGGGCCTTGGCCGCGCAAGTTGTCGGCCGCGGTGTTGACCAGGGCGCCCAGCGTGCTGACCCCGCCGGGCTCGGTGGGCTGCAGCAATGTCGTCAGCCGTTCGAGCTGTTGGCGGAATTCGTCGAACTCCACTGGAACCGCGGTGCGGTCCCGGGGGATGACGGCGTTGTCCTGCAGCGCCGGGCCACCGGTGTAGCGGGGAGTCAATTGAATGGCGCGGGAGGTCACCAGCGTCGGCGACAGGATGACCGCTTTGGCATCGGCGGGCACCTTGTACTTGGCGTCGAACCAGAAGGCGATCTTGACTCGTGTGGGCTGCGGTTCGATGGAGTCGATCCCGCCTACCCGAACGCCCTTGATGCGGACATCGTCGCCGACGAACACCCCGTTGCTGTTTTCGAAGTAGGCGACGACGTGAACACGATCGACCTCGCGTGCCACACGCACCGCCGCAATCGACCCGCCCACGATGAGGCTCACCAAAACGATCGCCAGTCCGAGCTTGGTCCGAGAGTTCGTCATCGTCTGCCTTGGGGGATCGAGGAATCAGCCGGTCCGGGCGCGACTTCATCGGGCGCCGGCACGAAGAAGGGGCTTGGCGTCGGCGGCTGTGGGGCTTGCCGATCGAGTGCTGGCGGTGCCGGCGGACCCGGTGGGGGCCCACCTGGCGGAGGGGCCGGTGCCGGCTCGCGGTAGGGGTACCGGGGATCGCCCGGGTTTCCGGTGATCGCATCGGGCAGAGTCAATTTCGGTTCGCCACCCTGGCCGGTCCGCGGATAGGGAATCGGCAGTGCCGGGGTGCCGGGCTGGCCCACCTGGGGGTCGGTGCGCTGGGAAGGTAGGAGCACGTTGGGATCCAGACCGAGATCCGAGAACGCGGCATCGACGAACGGTTGAATGAACTGTCCGGGGACCAGGTTGGCGAGGTAGGCGTTGAAGAAGGGGCCGGCTGCGACGGTCTCGCCGAACTGCATCGCGTACGCCGCCAGTCCTTTGATGGACTCTTGGATCTCCACTTTCCGGTTGTCGAGGATCGTGAGAACCCCGTTGAGTTTGTCGAGTGCGGGTTTGAGCGTCGTCTTGTTTTCCGCGATGAACCCGGCGATCTGCCGACTGAGCAGCGAGATGTTCGTCGAGATCTCGTCCAGCGCCGCGCTTTGGGTGCGCAGCTGCGCCAACAACGCGTTGGTGTCGGAGATCAGGCGCACGATGTCATTGGTGCGTTCACCCAGGACGGTGGTCGCCTTGGCGGCGTTCGCGAGGAGTTCGCGCAACCGGGCATCGCGCTGGTTGAGCGTTTCCGCGAATCGGGCGACACCCGCGACGGCGAGCCGCAGGTCATCGGGGGTGTCTTGGAGGGTCTGGGACAGCACCGTCAGCGATGTGGACAGCTGGTCGGTGTCGAGACCGCTGATGGTGGTCGTGAGGTCCCCGATGGCGTCCGGCAATTGATACGGCGAGGTGGTCCGCTCGACGGGGATGGTGCCGGAGAGCGTCCCGGCGCCGCGGGTGGTGAGGTCGAGGACCTTGTTGCCGAGAACACTGGTCGTCCTGATCGCAGCCTCGCTACGGTCGCCCAACCGGATGCCTTCGGCCACCGTGAACGTGACCAGTACCCACTGCCCGTCGAGGGTGATGCTCTGCACTTGGCCGGCGGGAGCCCCCGATACCCGCACCGGGGCGCCGGTGGTCAGTCCGCCAGCCTCGTCGAAATACGCCGAATAGGTCTTCCCGGAGGAGACGAACGGCAGCTTGTGGTAGTTGAGCGCGCCGAGAACCAGGGCGGCGGTGGCCACAACCCCGATGGCCCCCATGACGATGAAGTTGCGCTCGCCGAAGGTCTTCATTTGGGTGTGCACCTGCCGCTGTCTTGTCCCGCCAACTTGATGTACACGGGTTGTCCGCCCTTTCCATTCACCTTCAGCAGCAGATCGCACAGGTAGAAGGCGAAGTAGTTGCCGTAGAGCCCCTGGCGCAGCAGCACACGGTAGGAGTCGGGCAATGTCTTGAGGAGGTTGTCGAAATAATCGCGCTCTGCGAGCACCGCGGTCGCGGTGCGATCGGTCTCGTGGACCGCTTTCTGCAGCGGTGGTCGTGCTTGTGCGAGGAGGTCGGCCACCGAGCGGGCAGCCTCGTTGGCGTAGGCCACTCCGTTGCTGATGTCCTGCTTGCGGGCTTGCAGTCCGTGCACGAGCTGCGACAGCGAGTCGATGGCCTTGCCGAATTGCTCGCTGTGCTCGCCCAGCGATCCGAGCACGGAGTTCAAGTTGACGATGGTTTGACCGATCAGCTGGTCCCGGTCGGCAAGCGTGTTCGTCAGCGCTGCGGTCTGAGACAATATGGAACCGATCGTGGCGCCTTGACCCTGAAAAGCTGCGATGAGTTGGCCGGTGAGCGCGTTCACCTGGGCGGGGTCCAGCGCGCGGAACAGTGGCCGGAACCCGCCGATCACGGCGTCAAGATCCAGTGCCGGCGCGGTGCGACTCAACGGGATCGTGTCGCCGGGCCGCAGTTTCTTGGTTCCGCCCGCGCCTTCCTCGATCGCCAGGTAGCGGTCCCCGATCAGGTTGTCGTACTTGATGACAGCCCTGCTGCCGTCGGTGAGTACCACGGAGTCGTCGGCCCCGAACTCGACCTGCACGGTGGAATCGTCTCGGACGGTGAGGTTCTTGACCTTGCCGACTTCCACACCGGCGATGCGGACGAAGTCTTGGCTTTTCAGTCCACTGACGTTGGTGAACACAGCGGTGTAGGTCTGCTCGCGATCGAAGCGCAGCTGCGCGAACACGGTGATGAGTGCGAATGCGCCGAGCGCGCACACGACCACGAAGATCCCGAGGCGCCACACGACGGCTGACACCTTATTTATCACGGCGGTGCTCCCCTCCGACGATTGCGGGCATGCGCCGACGATTTGCGTGTTCGGCGGTCACGGTGGTGTGGGTCCTGTGGGTCCTGGTGACGGCGCTGGCGGCACCCCTGGATAGAGGGGCGTTCCATCGGGGCCGTACTGAGGTGCGCCGTAGGGCGGCGCACCGGGGTAGGGCACGGGACCGGGCGCCGGGCCGCCTGGGTAGCGGATACTCGGCGGTTCAGGGACCGCCCGAGTATCCGGGAAGTAGTTGGCGTACCCGGGGAATCCGATGCCGGGATTGGGCCGCCAATCCAGTCCGGTGCCGAAGCCGGTGTTGGCGATCAGCTGTCTCACCGGGAAGTTCTTGGCGACGTCCGGCAGCGAGCCGCACCCGGGCTTGCCGCCTTCCCCGCCCTTGGCGGCGTCGATCGGCAGGTTGTCCGGATATCGGTACGGGTCGTATCCCGGCAACAGCTCAGCGTCCATGATGAGCGATTTGCCGTTTCCGCCGAGCATGTCGGCATAACCGTTGTCGAGGGTCGTCTTGGCGCCGACGAACAAGCAGGTGATCTCGGGGTTGTACTTCATCAGCAAGTTCGCCGTGGGTTCCAGCAGGTTGACCGCTTTCACCAGATTGTCTTTGCTGGGGCCCAGCAGGCCCACTCCGCTGCGCGACAGCCCCACGACGTTGAGGAGCAGCGCGTCGAGTTGCTGGGCATGCGTGGTGACCGTCACGCTCGTCGTGGTCCCGGCGGCCAGGGTGTCGATGATGTTCTTTGCCGCGGCGCTGTAGGTGTCGCTGACACCTTTGATCGCGCGGAAGTCCTCGCGCATCGTGTCGGTTCGTGGATTCAACTCCAGCAGAACCTCATTGCTCGCGGTGATCGCCTCACCGATCCTGTCACCTTGCCCCCTCACCCCTTCGGCGAGCGCACTGAGCACGGCGTTGAGCTTGAACGGGTCGATCTGTTTGATCAGCTCCACCACGTTCTGAAACACGGTGTTGACCTCGGTGGCGACGTTCTGCGATCGCAGCACTGCTCCCGCGGACAGCCGCTGCGGGCTGGGATCGGGCGGGTAGACAAGATCGACGAACTTCGCACCGAACAGGGAGATGGACTGGATGCGCGCCTCAACGTTGGCTGGGATGTACTGGATCTGCGCCGGGTCGATGTCCAGCTGGATGCGCGTGAAATCTCCGCCACTAATCGAGCTGACGTGCCCGACCTGCACACCGCGCATCTTGACCCGCGAGTTGGGCTCCAGCACCAGGCCCGATCGGTCCGCCGTCAATGTCACCGGCACCGTCGGGGTGAATGTGCCGCTGAACATGCCCAGACTCAGCACCACCGCCACGACGATGCCCACGACCAGGAACACCGCCCACCACTCGGAGGAGATCCGACGAGCGCCTGTTCCCTGTGTCACCGCGTCACCCCGCGAAGTTGAAGTTGCCGGTCTGGCCGTAGAGGGCCAGGGTGACCAGGAGAATCACCATTTGCGACGCGATCAGCGATGTCCGGGTGGCACGTCCGACCGCCTCGCCGACGCCCGCGGGTCCGCCGGTGGCGTTGAGGCCGTAATACGTGTGG includes:
- a CDS encoding virulence factor Mce family protein; the protein is MINKVSAVVWRLGIFVVVCALGAFALITVFAQLRFDREQTYTAVFTNVSGLKSQDFVRIAGVEVGKVKNLTVRDDSTVQVEFGADDSVVLTDGSRAVIKYDNLIGDRYLAIEEGAGGTKKLRPGDTIPLSRTAPALDLDAVIGGFRPLFRALDPAQVNALTGQLIAAFQGQGATIGSILSQTAALTNTLADRDQLIGQTIVNLNSVLGSLGEHSEQFGKAIDSLSQLVHGLQARKQDISNGVAYANEAARSVADLLAQARPPLQKAVHETDRTATAVLAERDYFDNLLKTLPDSYRVLLRQGLYGNYFAFYLCDLLLKVNGKGGQPVYIKLAGQDSGRCTPK
- a CDS encoding MCE family protein, whose protein sequence is MKTFGERNFIVMGAIGVVATAALVLGALNYHKLPFVSSGKTYSAYFDEAGGLTTGAPVRVSGAPAGQVQSITLDGQWVLVTFTVAEGIRLGDRSEAAIRTTSVLGNKVLDLTTRGAGTLSGTIPVERTTSPYQLPDAIGDLTTTISGLDTDQLSTSLTVLSQTLQDTPDDLRLAVAGVARFAETLNQRDARLRELLANAAKATTVLGERTNDIVRLISDTNALLAQLRTQSAALDEISTNISLLSRQIAGFIAENKTTLKPALDKLNGVLTILDNRKVEIQESIKGLAAYAMQFGETVAAGPFFNAYLANLVPGQFIQPFVDAAFSDLGLDPNVLLPSQRTDPQVGQPGTPALPIPYPRTGQGGEPKLTLPDAITGNPGDPRYPYREPAPAPPPGGPPPGPPAPPALDRQAPQPPTPSPFFVPAPDEVAPGPADSSIPQGRR
- a CDS encoding MCE family protein, which translates into the protein MTQGTGARRISSEWWAVFLVVGIVVAVVLSLGMFSGTFTPTVPVTLTADRSGLVLEPNSRVKMRGVQVGHVSSISGGDFTRIQLDIDPAQIQYIPANVEARIQSISLFGAKFVDLVYPPDPSPQRLSAGAVLRSQNVATEVNTVFQNVVELIKQIDPFKLNAVLSALAEGVRGQGDRIGEAITASNEVLLELNPRTDTMREDFRAIKGVSDTYSAAAKNIIDTLAAGTTTSVTVTTHAQQLDALLLNVVGLSRSGVGLLGPSKDNLVKAVNLLEPTANLLMKYNPEITCLFVGAKTTLDNGYADMLGGNGKSLIMDAELLPGYDPYRYPDNLPIDAAKGGEGGKPGCGSLPDVAKNFPVRQLIANTGFGTGLDWRPNPGIGFPGYANYFPDTRAVPEPPSIRYPGGPAPGPVPYPGAPPYGAPQYGPDGTPLYPGVPPAPSPGPTGPTPP
- a CDS encoding MCE family protein — encoded protein: MTRTRCARGVAVMVIALTIAALSGCGFRGLNSFRLPGTQGHGQGSYTIQAEMPDVENLQPNSRVRVGDVNVGTVTKIERRGWHALLTLTLNGDVELPANSTVSLGQTSLLGSLHVELAPPTDVRPAGKLRAGSLIPLTSAGAYPSTEQTLASVSLLLNGGGVGQVQDITTALTSALGGREQDFRSLLSQLDIFTANINGQIGDIIAATESLNHLVAQFAAQKPVIDKALETIPDALAVINAERDKLVEAVDQLGKFSALAADSVNQSKESLIQILNDLGPVLESLANAGPALTRSLNLFTTVPFVKDNLTNWWRGDYANITTIVDLTLSRIDAALFTGTRFEGKLTELELQWGRTIGQLPSPYTARNPLIAPYRLDQGP
- a CDS encoding MCE family protein — translated: MTNSRTKLGLAIVLVSLIVGGSIAAVRVAREVDRVHVVAYFENSNGVFVGDDVRIKGVRVGGIDSIEPQPTRVKIAFWFDAKYKVPADAKAVILSPTLVTSRAIQLTPRYTGGPALQDNAVIPRDRTAVPVEFDEFRQQLERLTTLLQPTEPGGVSTLGALVNTAADNLRGQGPAIREAIIRLSQSVSALADHSPDIFSSVKNLATLVSALQDSTVLIRQLNQNLASVTGLLTNNPTEVGDAVKDLNGVIGDLTAFVSANRDALGTTADKLTSVSQALTGSIDDIKQLLHIAPTTLSNAANLYKPAQGTLTGALNVANFADPITFLCSAVQAASRLNNEQSAKLCVQYLAPIIKNRQYNFPPIGVNPFVQASARPNEVTYSEDWMRPDYVPPQTSPAPDTSPPGHSTPPPLDEPAQPAEGTLPVPGPSAQQTDPAAGLPGMLIPPGAGS